The Pelodiscus sinensis isolate JC-2024 chromosome 6, ASM4963464v1, whole genome shotgun sequence sequence TTGCATGTACGtctgcgggagggggcagagcacacGCCAATCCTTGCCCAGTACATGTTTGCATGTGTCACACGTGTTTGCATGCATGTCTGTGGGGGGAGAGCACATGCCAGTCCTTGCCCAGTGCATGTTTGTGTGCATCACAAGTGTTCACATGATTGTTGGGGGGGTGCAAGCCAGTCCTTGCCCCGGTACATTTGCGTGTGTCACGCGTGTTTGCACGCACCGCACATCAGTCCTTGCCCCGGTACATTTGCGTGTGTCACGCGTGTTTGCATGCACCGCACGTCAGTCCTTGCCCCGGTACCGCTATTCCTTGCTTCCAGGAGTCAAGCAGCACCAGGCTCTagagaggggcaggggagtgcagccTGAGCACGCTGTGACCCTGCAGCGCAGGAAGTGGCGGGGCCAGGGAGCTGGCTAgtggcctggctggggaggaggggccagggcaTGGGCCAGCCTGCGCACACTAGGGACACGTGGGCTGGCAGGAGGCACAGGGCGAGGGGCACAGCCAAGGGCTCTCCGGGCTCCCTTCCCACAGACACCCCAGCGGGAaggccccagacctgcccccgggtacagcccagaggcagggagaggtggccctggcctggggaaggggcctcTCTGCACAGACCCGCCACGGGCAGCAGCTGGCCCAACAACCCTCTGCTGGGGGCAGCTCGGGAAGCCGGGACGTGGCCACCGTGGCAGCCGCTGCAGCTGCGCTGGGCTGGGCATCCCCAgggcgctggggcggggggggcacaaATTGGCCATAACCCCCTGCTGGGCATCAGGGGCTTGCCAGGAACCAAGAGCCGCAACGGGAggacccaggcagcagctggacagaagggagccctgcctggccctgggaacCCCCTGCTGCCGCGGCGGGTGTAAGAGTAGAAGGGACCCCGGGCACCGACAGGGCCTGGCCGCAGCACCCGCCCAGGCAGCCTCGCAGCCCGGGagccacagggctctgctccccgccccccagctccaccgggggctggagaggggccgTGCCAGGCCGCCCGCTGCCAGGAGTCACAGCCCCACGCCCAGGGCACAGGAAACGCCCtaggggccagcccctccccatcccccactggcccagcccagccggcAGGGCTCACCTTGGCGCCCGGAAGCAGGTGGTTCCAGAAGGGGGCGCCCTTGGCGTCGGTGCTGCGGCAGGCGGTCAGCAGGGGGTGGCACGGCGGGGCCCTCCTCTTCCTCGCTGGCGCCGCGCTCTCGTCCTCCGAACACGGCTCCGCCGGGGCCTCGCCCGAGGGCAGCAGCTTCCTCTTGGCCGCGCAGCCGCCCCCGGGGAGCCGGGTGCCCGCGCAGGGCGTGCGCTCGCAGGAGGCCAGGCCGTTGCTCTCGGGGTCCGGGCCCCCccggggggtgctgggctcctTGTGCCCATTGGCCCCAGCCAGCTGCTCCCCGTCCTTGCCAGCCCCATTgctgtggctggggctgccccccagcgGCTCCTCCCCCGGCCCGCCGGAGCCTGCCCGGGAACTGTGTGCAATATTGTGCAAATCAACGTCAAGTAGATTCGGGCTGCTAGCCCTTCCCTCCCTcggggccccgctcccctcagcagcctgctccctgccccacggcgagctgcaggctctggggctgcccacggggccctcccccagcagggcagagccacTGTCTCTCCTGTGCAAAGtgctgcaagctgtgtgctgtgGCCAGGAGGCTGGCTCCCGCAGTCCGTCCTCTCTGCAGGCCCTGGGGCCGCCGGCCCGGCTGGGGCCGCCTTCGCTCCGGTGCTCCACCACCCGCAGGCCGCTGTGGGAGAAGTGCTGGGCAGAGCCGCCCAGAGACAGCTCCTCCACCAGCAGCCCATCCTCCAAGGCGTCCTCCTCGGGCGAGTCCTGGCCGGGGTGCGGCTCCCCGGGGACCCCGTCCTGCCTGGCGTCAGCCCCCCAGTGAGCTCGCTTGGGATCCCGCCCTGTCCCCGGAGCCCGCTGCTCCGGGCACCCTCTCTTGACGGGCGGGCGCCCAGCCCCGGCTCTCTGCTCCGCCGGCTCGGAGCTGGAGCGCTGGGAGAAGACGGAGACCTGGTAAACCTTCTGGCGCTTGATCTCCGTCCGGTTGTAGCCCATCACGATGCTGCGGTGGGGGCAGCGCTCGGGGGCCGGCTCCAAGGCCGCCTGCCCGCCTGGTCGGGACAGGCCCGAGTCCGTGCCAGGCTCCTGCGGGAGGGGCGCCTCGGCGTGGATGTGCCGCATGGAGCTTAGCGGGCTGGAGCCCACGCGGCGCCGCAGACGGAACAGCccatgcagcagcaggggaggggggtaaAGTGCCGCGGGGTGCGTGTCAGAGCCCTTCCCTCCGGACGAGCCCTCCGCTAAGGGGCGCGCTGCAGCGCCGCATCTGCGGGGAGAGAGGAACACGAGGCTCAGGCCTGGGGAACCCTTCGGGCTTCACGCCGAGGCCTCGCCAGCGCCCCGGGGGGCCCGGCAGGCTGGTGCAAAGCCCCAGGTCTCCCCTCCTCGGGCCAGGCCCACGGGAGCTGGTCTGGGAGCGGTGTGGGCCGGCCCTCCgttagccctgcagcctggggccgggtggggaggctgccatggCCTATGGGAGTCTCTGGTGCCCCTCGGGCCCTGCACTGAGGGGCGGGAGTTGTCCCTGGCTGGCCAGTCAGTGCTGTGCcacgggggctggggggcaaggcCAGGCCCGCAGGAGGAATGGGGATGGGATCGCCCAGGTCGGGCCCCAACCAGTGCTCTGGCCCCAGGGGCCAAGGCGGCCAGCCAGACCCCAGGGAGCAAGCCCGTGGCCGGTAACCCTCTGCCTGCCGCCCTCCCCGGCCACTCACCACTCAGCAGCTGAGTCCCGGCTCTGGCCACGCCGCGCTCCGGCCCCAGCAGCAGACGGTCGCGGGCACAGCTAGCTGGAGACACCtgccagccaggcaccccccagaaGCGGCGCGGCTGCCGGGGAATGGCTCCCACCATCCCGGGCGCTGGGCTCGGTCTGCCAATCACCTGGGCCTGGCCGGCTCTCAGGCCTGCTCAGCAGCTCTAGGAGGGAAGCAGAGGGagggtgtcacgttattggattgtgagggaagcagccgggtcactgctgcacccatggggggggggggtggttggccccagaaatggtataaaagggagtCATGTGGGATGTTGAATAGAAgctactgtctgctaatcctatggaCGCTGGTCATGTGAttgtagaatgtctgtgtgtggagttataagCATGGACTTTGTGTGGATACTCagtatttccctgcatgtggctgagcagtgggcagagcccggcctgtggacatgctaatcagcgaggccctgtgggacaatggcactcaatgggccaaggacacacctaaagaatgagggctgacacctgagtagccaagaagagaccaggaaggagggataaagaggccatgtggtcgactccatcttggttctcagctcagcacttcatcccagaggcagcactgcagggatcgaagggccggaaagacctgtgaacccatcctgatcctaggatgcgcaacaaggactcttaagccagcagctgtaacatctctgctagagcctgcatcgagaactgggagatttggtgcatgtaacgtactgtactttaataaccttactctcatgtttttctttcttgtagtaataaacctttagcgtgatttgtgggtaaggtccagagggtaaattgaccagggatctgtggctggtttcttggaaccggacagaacttgttcggggtaggtgggattgggtgctaggaccccccacctgtgtatgaggcccggggccatctgaggcacggatattgctggggtgtcggaggggttttgctcgggaggcttcaggcaggttgctgaagcgctctgtgagactgatgtgtggcctgtttggagaggtcaccagtctgggggctgtaaggagccccgaagtcgagcaattcgccctgagcggatgccctcagctgtgcccagacacggcccggtccgtcacagaggGTCTGTGGTGACCTGTGCACACgggcagaggcagtgggaggtggGCAGGCACCTGGGAGGCGGGGGACACGAGCAGGTGAGACACTCACTGAAAGCAGAGTGGCCCAGGTgcagcccacagccccctccccggcAAGAGAGGCAAGGGCCATGCAGCCTAGAGCTGCCCCCTAGCTTGCACCGGGCCAGGAACCCAGCTGGGCACCCACAGAATCCTGCAgcaccaggggcagggccaggccacaGGCAGCCACGAAAGGGTATCTGGAGAGTCACAGCAAGGGCAGAGAGCTGCCATGCCAGGCTGCCGGGGGCTCAGCCTCCCACTGCTGGCCCATGGGACCCGCCTTCCCTGTACTAAGGGACCCCTCCTCTGATGGAAGGCACAACGCCTCTCGGTGCTGGGGAGTCACAACAcggccttctgcagccagactggacGGCCTGAAGCCTCAGGCCTTCGTCTCCTGCCAGACCGGAGGAGCAGCCGCCGGGAGCTGAAAAGCAGGAGTCGCAACCTCTCACCCCACAGAAACTGTGTCGGGCcgggctgctggggaggagccctgcccccatggcGCCCACGGTCACTGGAGAAAGGAACCCATCTCCAGACGGGTACGGAACCCAGGTGATCGACAGCCGGGGCCGTGCCGGCCTCATTCCTTTAGTCTATCGTTACAGTTCCCCCTTTTCCTTAGGCTGGCCTGTCTGAGCTCCGTCTGTTAACTGGCTTTGCCTGGTGTAAATCAAGCTGGTGGGGTCAGAGTGGTTCGGTAACTCTGGTTAGTGACATTGTCGTTAAATAACTGGCCACGGTGGGGTTAAGGCAGGATCAAGTGTCACGCTATAAACCAGGAAGTTCTTCAGGAACCAACCCCAGGACACAGCTCCAAGATGAgagctgccagcccccagccctgtgccagtGGCACCGCACAGAGACCGGACCCTGCCCGGCCAGCAAGCCGCGTTCCCGTCCCCGTGGGAGCGGCGAGCGCTGCCTGGCGTGGGCGTGCGGCCTGCTGGCGGCTGTTAAGTGAGGGGAGGGGTGTTACTGGGCCAGGCTCCTTCCCTGCTCCAGACCCACGTAGGGCTGCGCCTGGGCCCTCCTGGCGGATCAGGGCGGGTGCGACTGGCCGGTCTGTGCGGGTCACAAGACTGGAGGCCTTGCGGGCACCCAGCACTTACCTGCTCCGAGGCACCCTCCATGCGCTAGGCGGGACCGCCAGGCAGCACGGGGCCGGCCTGACGCAGGATCACTCCAGCCGCGGCTGCGCACTCACGACTCACCACGTCGGACAGGGCACCTGGCGGCGAGAGAGAGACTCAGCCCCACGCAGCACCCCCGCGGGCCTGGCTCCGTACGGTCCACTCGCTGTCCTGCACCCCGTGCGGGGGTGACACTGAGCCAGCGGGACCAACCTGATTCATACCCAGGTGGGATGAgatgtgccacccccatcccacACCAGGGGCCGGATGAGAGTCGGTGGCCTCGAGGGGGGTCGCCCCGTGTGCCATTGCCCCGGGCCAGCCAGCCCGAACCCTAGAGACGGCGCCCTCCCCAGGCCTGCCGGCGACCCTGCCTCCCGGCCCAGAGGGCGAGGTGACAGAGCAGCGTAGTCAGCCGGGCCAGGGGCGCTtgcagcggggcagaggggcacCGGGCCATGTGGACACGCCAGCCCCCCGTCGAGTCAGGAGGAGAGCAGAGGGCGAGGGGGGGgcgtgccctgcccccacctccagccacGCGAGAGTGGGCGCTGCGCTCACGCCCCACCTGGCTGGGGACGGAGAACTCAGCTGCCCGGCAGcgctgcccagggagccggggCTTGGGGCAGGCCTGGAAGGAAGCGGCACTAGTGACCTAGCAGGGGCCATCTCCCCTACCCCTCCGGAGCTGGGTGCCGCTGCCCACCATTTCAACAGCCGGTGGGGGGAGAACAGGCAGCAATGACCCTCCCTAGCTCAAATCCCCCTGCAGCGACAGCTCTGCACACAGCCCACCCCCGGCTCAGAAACCGTActctccaccccagaggcagctgcatttcagcctCCACCGGGCCGAGCGCAGCTGTTACCAGACacaaggcagcagggagccagaccACAAGGCCGGGCTGGCTCAGCCTGcaagcagcagctcctgcagcaggaTTCATGGGCTGCTTGGCCTGGAGTCTGGCTCCATTACAGCCTTTCTGGGCAGAAGGGACCCTCCTGGTCCCCAAGTCCGACCTGCCCATTGCAGACCTCAGACCCTCCCCTGCGCCGGTGACCAGCCCCGCACCCCGGGCTGAGCGACCAGCGCCGCGACTCCAAGGGACACTCCACACTTCCTCTGGTTCAGACCTGCACAGGAGCCGGGCCACATGCTGCGAAGGAAGGTGACACCCCCCAGGATCCCTGCCCATCTGACCTGGGGGGAAATaccttcccccatctccctacgtcccgccctgccctgccaatgccccccgcccccatggccaCAACAGTCTGAGCCTCTCCCACGTGGACAGCGGGGACGGACGGATTCTTGGTCTGAACGGCAGCCAGCAGGGACGGGCTGAGGCCTCCCAGGTCGCTGCATGTGTGAAGTCGGCCCCATAAGCAGCATTTGCCCaaggcagcctgcagcctgcgaccgcccagcccagccccgcagAGGAGCGGAAGGTGGAAGAGACCGGGAGCCAGGCTGGCCTCGTGCGGCGGCAGCTGACCCTGGGGCTCCCCTCTCATGcccaaggggggggagggtctgtgcAGCCCCAGAACGGAcctgaggaaggaagggaggctcCTGCAACACACAAAGAGGCGggggctgcagaggcagcagcggtaGAGCTGGGGAAAGCTCTCCCCCCTGCTCACCAGACCCTCTGCCACACGCCACAGGCAGTGggatgtggggagtggggggaggggggatctctCCCTTCTGGCCACTGACTCCCCGGGGCAAGTGGAGTGAAACCCTCCCGACCTCGGGGCGATGGAGCTGCACGGGGCCTGCCCCGGCAGGAGACCTGGGCCTAGGACAACAGCTGGTCACAAGGAGAAAGCACCTTCACAGCCACCCTCACGGCCAGCGTCCCCTCAACCTCGTCTCCTCGCTCCAGAGGCCTtgtaatccagtcccctgcccttccagcaggacccagcaccgtctagagcatccctgatggGCGtccgtccaacctgctctgacatatctccagagacggggattccacaacccccaggcaacttattccagtgtttaacccccctgccaggcaggaagcttttccttatgtccaacctcaacctcccttgctgcagtttaagcccccgCTCACAGCCCTGCGGGGCCACTCCTCGCCCAGGGCGCCTCCCCGGCCACGCTCCGGCTGCAGCGTGTGGCACCAGAGACCCGAGCCAGGACTTGGGAGCAGGGCAAAGCCGGCCGGGCGTGTTGagcacctccccgcccccccagcggTTACTCCAGCACGCCGCCCGCCCCATTGCGACACGCTTCCTTTGCCCGTAAGGGCACGTCACTGCCCCTGGCCGGGCAGCCAAATGGGGATCGGGGGCTACAAGCCACGGCACTGACAGTCCTGCTGGGGCCGGGGGCCCATGCTTGGAGCCCCGCCGCTCTGTGGGGTTCAGAGACCAAGCccagcagcctccctgcagcccaaggcagctgccccaggctcctcGACTCTGCGCCAGGGTACTTTGCTTTGTAGACTGAACGCAGGGCTGGGCTCTAGGACCCTGCGAGGCGGGAAGGTCCCGACCCTCAAGCCCCCAAATCCCTACCACTGTTAAACAGCCCCTAGGCCTGAGGCAGCCGGTGGGACCAGGCTGAGGGCCGCACCGCCACGGAGACGCGCCTCTTGAGTTCGCAAGGGAAGGCCCCAGGACGCTTGCGCTGCAGCCACCTGCTCTGCAGTACACACCTGCCTcggccccccgccctcccggccAGGCTGGGACACGGGACCCCTGCCCACAGGCCAGGGTGGGGCCTGGCCCACGCGTGGCCACAGCTGCCCCGGAAGCCCGGCCCCTGCCTGGGCAGAGCGCACCACGTGGCTCAGGCCTTTGGGCCCAGCTGGCCCCGCAGGCTGCCTGGCTGACCGCTTCCTAGGGCGACGTCCAGCGCCGGGGTCAGGGCGGCAGGTGCACAGCGCTGGAGGGGGAGAGTCCGCCCGGAGGGCTGACCGGAGCTGGAGGGCTGCTCGCCAGGAGCCCTGTGCTCTGAAAACCAGACACCCGGCCGGAGCGGCTCTCGCTTCTCGGGGAGGGGCGGCCCCAGGCTGCTCCGTGGGAGCCGGAGTCTCTCAGCCTGCACGCCAGGTGATGCCACGAGCGGGCGGTGGCTGCGTCCCCGGCTGACCCTGCCACCTCGCAGACGGGTAACGTGCCGGGCGGGAATCCGTGAAGAGAGCCTCCCCTGGGGAAACGCTACACCAGGCCTCAGCTTCTCCATCTCAGTGCGctgcagcacaggcctggccgCCCCCGGACTCCAGCCATGTGCTTCCCCGGGGCAGCTGGGCCCACAAAGGCCTGCACATGCCCTCCGGATCACAGAAGGGGGATCCCGCTACCTCCAACAAATGGGCTTCGCCGGAGCCCACAGCCGCCGCGagccctctgcagctcccaggaaTCCCGCAGCACTGCTGGGAACGGTACTTGGGGCGCCTGGCTCCAACCACTGGAGCACACTGCCTCCCCCTACACTCAAGCGTTGGAACAGGGTCACCCGAGTAGCGCAACGGTGcccagggggagggctgggcacgAGCCAGGCGTCACggagaggcagcagagaggcAGCCAAGGAGGAGAGGGCCGAGCTACGGAGCAGGTTAAGCACCAGAGGCGGGGAGAAGGGCGAGGGAtgggagcaggcaggtgtgtcCCCCAAGTCTGCCAGAGCACAGAGcagccttccagccctgcccggaGGCCATGGCGGCCCAACCCCCAGGACTCTCCTGTGGGCCCCCCCCAAGGATTTGAGCTGCCTCCCCTACTGGACAACCACATGCACCCGCATCTCCTGCTGCCCACGCCTCTTCCCTGCCCCGAGGCAGCCCTGTGCCCCCGGCACCTGTCAGTGGGGATGAGGGGTCCCCACGCTGAGCACTGTGCCCCCCAAGGTGCTGACACCATTCACCCTCAAGCCTCGTCACGCTTGCCCCCCTCCAGCGGGGAAATGGGAGATGCAGAGGCTTGGCCAAGGTCAAACAGCCTGTCAGTGGCGGAGCTGGGTCTAGAACACAGGCCTGCTGAGTCATGCTGCCTCTCCCCGCAGGGTCcagccagcccctcaccctggagccaggtctgccccgtcccctccaggctctgcaggccagagccccaggggccccgccccgccgggccccGCTGACTCAGGCTGGGAGGAAGTCTCCCATCCTGCCTGCGGGCTCCCCCGCGTTGCCAGGGCGATGCCACAAACTCCAGATGGCAGCAGGccagctgggagagcaggggtcacgcccagccccagccaccccctTGTGTGGAGGGACCCGGAGGCCCCACAGCAGGAGACGGGCAGGGCCACGGCTCCTCCtctgcagaggctgctgccaggatAAGGGCTGCGGAGATAAGaggctggggtggagcagggagcaacCAGCCCCAAGGCCGCCTGCCAGTTCCCTCTGCcagctgaacccccccccccccccgagacttaCCCAGCAGGCCCAGCCGCAGGGCCCGatccctgcgcccccacccccgagaCTTACCCAGCAGGCCCAGCCGCAGGGCCCGatccctgcgcccccacccccgagaCTTACCCAGCAGGCCCAGCCGCAGGGCCCGatccctgcgcccccacccccgagaCTTACCCAGCAGGCCCAGAcacggggccctgatccctgcgcccccacccccccgagaCTTACCCAGCAGGCCCAGCCGCGGGGCCCgatccctgcgcccccccccccgagacttaCCCAGCAGGCCCAGCCGCGGGGCCCGatccctgcgcccccacccccgagaCTTACCCAGCAGGCCCAGAcacggggccctgatccctgcGCCCCCACGCCCCCGAGACTTACCCAGCAGGCCCAGCCGCAGGGCCCGatccctgcgcccccacccccgagaCTTACCCAGCAGGCCCAGCCGCAGGGCCCGatccctgcgcccccacccccgagaCTTACCCAGCAGGCCCAGCCGCGGGGCCCCatccctgcgcccccacccctGAGACTTACCCAGCAGGCCCAGCCGCGGGGcccaatccctgcaccccccaccccagagacttaCCCAGCATGCCCAGCCGCAGGGCCCGatccctgcgcccccacccctgagacttacccagcaggcccagctgcagggcccgatccctgcgcccccacccccgagaCTTACCCAGCAGGCCCAGACATGGGGCCCCatccctgcgcccccacccctGAGACTTACCCAGCATGCCCAGACATGGGGCCCCatccctgcgcccccacccccgagaCTTACCCAGCATGCCCAGCCGCGGGGCCCGatccctgcgcccccacccctGAGACTTACCCAGCAGGCCCAGACATGGGGCCCCatccctgcgcccccacccccgagaCTTACCCAGCAGGCCCAGACATGGGGCCCatccctgcgccccca is a genomic window containing:
- the ATOSB gene encoding atos homolog protein B; amino-acid sequence: MRHIHAEAPLPQEPGTDSGLSRPGGQAALEPAPERCPHRSIVMGYNRTEIKRQKVYQVSVFSQRSSSEPAEQRAGAGRPPVKRGCPEQRAPGTGRDPKRAHWGADARQDGVPGEPHPGQDSPEEDALEDGLLVEELSLGGSAQHFSHSGLRVVEHRSEGGPSRAGGPRACREDGLREPASWPQHTACSTLHRRDSGSALLGEGPVGSPRACSSPWGREQAAEGSGAPREGRASSPNLLDVDLHNIAHSSRAGSGGPGEEPLGGSPSHSNGAGKDGEQLAGANGHKEPSTPRGGPDPESNGLASCERTPCAGTRLPGGGCAAKRKLLPSGEAPAEPCSEDESAAPARKRRAPPCHPLLTACRSTDAKGAPFWNHLLPGAKSSVDCAAVGRRLKSGLRLKSRHLRSSLRKGPVGTRPSAAAWPTTSISHALLGNFEESILKGRFAPSGRIEGFTAEIGASGSYCPQHATLPVDVTYFDISEHSAPAPFLGVIDLEALGKKGYSVPKAGTIQVTLFNPNKTVVKMFLVTYDFQDMPANHVTFLRHRIFLVPVEEEGPSDSACAGLPRRVLCYLMHLRFHSSKSGKIYLHDDIRLLFSRKSIEVDSGIPYELKSFTEMPRNPCYSPRA